A region from the Triticum aestivum cultivar Chinese Spring chromosome 3D, IWGSC CS RefSeq v2.1, whole genome shotgun sequence genome encodes:
- the LOC123075944 gene encoding 4-hydroxyphenylacetaldehyde oxime monooxygenase codes for MAISLASELLSLPQQWQLILLPLLLILLALIFLTRRRGYKGLRLPPGPAQVPILGNLHQLGLLPHRSLRGLARQHGPVMQLQLGTVTTVVVSSAEAAREVMKTHDEDCCTRPVSPGMKRLSYGLNNVGFAPYGAYWHAMRKFLVVELFGARHVKAAWHARQHQVEKLMSTLSILAGEPVPLKEHIFSLADGIIGMLGFGDMYNSDKFPHHKNLEHVLEEATHAQASFSAEDYFPNIIGRLVDRITGLAARRERIFKQLDTFFEIIIEQHLGPRRVEPHNGDLVDRLIGLWKDNSGTLRITRDHVKGIIFGTFIGGSDTASVTILWAMAELIRKPPLLKKVQDEIRAVVGSNERVQPDDLAKLGYLKMVVKETLRLHPPATMLLPREAMRDIQIGGYDVPAKTRIYVNAWAIGRDPTSWPDDPEEFKPERFKESKVDFKGAHFELTPFGAGRRICPALSMSTATVEFTLANLLYCFDWALPKGAVLSMEEEGKLIPLLKTPLVLVPTPYWNM; via the exons ATGGCCATCTCACTCGCCTCGGAGCTCCTCTCCCTGCCGCAACAATGGCAGCtcatcctcctccccctcctcctcatcctcctcgcaCTCATCTTCTTGACGAGGAGACGGGGCTACAAAGGGCTCAGGCTGCCGCCAGGCCCAGCCCAGGTGCCGATCTTGGGGAACCTGCACCAGCTAGGCTTGCTGCCGCACCGGAGCTTAAGGGGTCTGGCGCGGCAGCATGGGCCGGTGATGCAGCTGCAGCTCGGCACGGTGACGACCGTTGTGGTGTCGTCAGCAGAGGCAGCGCGGGAGGTGATGAAGACGCACGATGAGGATTGTTGCACCCGGCCCGTGTCCCCAGGGATGAAACGGCTGTCCTACGGCCTCAACAACGTCGGGTTCGCGCCGTACGGCGCCTACTGGCACGCGATGCGCAAGTTCCTCGTCGTTGAACTCTTTGGCGCGCGCCACGTCAAGGCCGCATGGCACGCACGCCAGCACCAG GTGGAGAAACTGATGAGCACCTTGAGCATCTTGGCCGGAGAGCCGGTACCGCTCAAGGAGCACATCTTCAGCCTTGCCGACGGCATCATCGGCATGCTGGGGTTTGGCGACATGTACAACAGTGACAAGTTCCCACACCACAAGAACTTGGAGCACGTGCTCGAGGAGGCCACACACGCGCAGGCCAGCTTCTCCGCTGAGGACTACTTCCCCAACATCATTGGACGCCTAGTCGACCGAATCACCGGCCTCGCCGCTCGCCGTGAGAGGATCTTCAAGCAGCTTGATACCTTCTTCGAGATCATCATTGAGCAGCATCTTGGCCCTCGGCGCGTCGAGCCTCATAATGGTGACCTCGTCGACCGCCTTATCGGCCTTTGGAAGGACAATAGTGGCACCCTCCGCATCACGAGAGACCACGTCAAGGGCATCATCTTT GGCACGTTCATTGGTGGATCGGACACGGCCTCGGTGACGATCCTATGGGCGATGGCGGAGCTGATCCGGAAGCCGCCACTGCTGAAGAAAGTGCAAGATGAGATCAGGGCCGTGGTGGGCAGCAACGAGAGGGTGCAGCCAGATGACCTGGCCAAGCTGGGgtacctcaagatggtggtgaaggaGACCCTACGGCTGCACCCACCAGCGACGATGTTGCTGCCAAGGGAGGCCATGCGGGACATCCAGATTGGCGGCTACGACGTGCCAGCCAAGACGCGGATCTATGTGAACGCGTGGGCCATTGGCAGGGACCCAACAAGCTGGCCTGATGATCCGGAGGAGTTCAAGCCAGAGAGGTTCAAGGAGAGCAAGGTAGACTTCAAGGGTGCACATTTTGAGCTAACGCCatttggcgcggggcggcggataTGCCCTGCGCTGTCTATGAGCACGGCTACCGTGGAGTTCACGCTGGCCAACCTGTTGTACTGTTTTGACTGGGCGCTCCCAAAGGGGGCCGTACTGAGCATGGAGGAGGAAGGCAAGCTTATCCCCCTCCTCAAGACCCCGCTCGTGTTGGTGCCCACCCCATACTGGAACATGTAA
- the LOC123075945 gene encoding ankyrin repeat-containing protein At5g02620, producing MAANTPTTDGTGGQSAMDERILKAATSGIFWDIEVLATKSPSILLGVTPQGNNCLHISTIHGHEEFCLYALALERSLLENVNCENETPLVIAVSLGHASLASKLLQQCCGRPRLSRAILQQDRYGFNALHHAIRNGHKQLALDLIAEEPALSGAVTRYNESPMFIAVMRNFVDVLENLLDIVDSSHMGQYGCHALHAAARNGNKDIALQIMKKRPRLATEADWDGITPLRMAISYNKVDVLQVLLEQRSSLAYETDKDGYPLLYSAATRGQVDVARALLKFCPDAFYCRLVIEKSPIIGESSLSGDTLTCLQIAVKNGHLEFVKFILQTRQLRKLINMQDKVGRTALHYAVEQCDPRLVAALLSHGSIDPTILDNRGNSAASQLSSITIVDKTLDWKEVHVLMSKADPNDDDISLYNLRKGAKKQENIRSRRQRESMTQKYRSNTSLVAILLATITFTAAFTLPGGYSSDSGNAGLATMSGKVTFIVFLIFDTLAMCSAFVVAFICLMGKWEDDKFTTCYIFVTKKLTWFAYLATVTAFSTGLYTVLAPRIHWLAILICSLVAFFFILTIFIAKWPSLKLSFRLGQTWHDLELKFLQWFDLQFQFQ from the exons ATGGCTGCCAATACACCCACAACTGATGGAACTGGAGGACAGTCAGCGATGGACGAACGGATCCTGAAAGCAGCCACCTCTGGTATTTTCTGGGACATTGAGGTGTTGGCTACAAAGAGTCCAAGCATTCTTCTTGGAGTAACTCCGCAAGGGAACAACTGCCTCCACATATCCACCATTCATGGGCACGAAGAGTTCTGCTTGTATGCGTTGGCACTAGAGCGTTCTCTCCTTGAGAATGTCAACTGCGAGAACGAGACTCCGCTTGTAATTGCTGTTTCACTTGGCCATGCCTCTTTGGCTTCTAAATTGCTCCAGCAATGCTGTGGAAGACCACGATTGAGTCGAGCAATCTTGCAACAAGACAGGTATGGATTTAATGCACTGCACCATGCTATTCGCAACGGCCACAAGCAACTTGCGCTAGATTTGATAGCAGAAGAGCCTGCCCTGTCAGGAGCTGTGACCAGATACAATGAGTCACCCATGTTCATCGCCGTGATGAGGAATTTTGTAGATGTTTTGGAAAACCTACTAGACATTGTCGATTCTTCTCATATGGGACAGTATGGATGCCATGCTCTTCATGCTGCAGCTAGAAATGGAAATAAAG ATATTGCTCTCCAAATTATGAAGAAACGTCCTCGCTTGGCCACAGAAGCTGACTGGGATGGGATAACTCCATTAAGAATGGCTATATCTTATAACAAGGTTGATGTGCTACAAGTATTGCTGGAACAGCGTTCTTCTTTAGCCTATGAAACCGACAAAGATGGCTATCCTCTCCTCTATTCTGCTGCAACTCGGGGTCAAGTTGATGTTGCTCGTGCACTTCTCAAATTTTGTCCAGATGCTTTCTATTGCCGTCTGGTAATTGAAAAGAGTCCAATAATTGGAGAGAGTTCATTAAGTGGTGATACCTTGACATGCCTTCAAATAGCTGTAAAAAATGGCCATCTGGAGTTTGTCAAATTTATCTTGCAGACACGACAACTTCGGAAACTTATTAACATGCAAGACAAGGTTGGAAGAACCGCTCTACATTACGCAGTCGAGCAATGTGATCCTAGACTTGTTGCTGCTTTATTATCTCATGGGAGTATAGACCCAACAATTTTGGACAACCGAGGGAATTCAGCGGCTTCGCAATTGTCGAGCATCACAATTGTTGACAAGACTTTGGACTGG AAGGAAGTGCACGTTCTCATGTCAAAAGCTGATCCCAATGATGATGACATCTCCTTGTATAATCTTCGCAAGGGGGCCAAGAAACAGGAAAATATTAGATCAAGGAGGCAGAGAGAGTCAATGACGCAAAAATACAGAAGCAACACATCATTAGTGGCAATCCTCCTTGCAACAATCACCTTTACTGCTGCTTTCACTCTACCCGGAGGATATAGCAGTGATTCTGGAAATGCGGGACTTGCCACCATGTCTGGAAAGGTTACATTTATAGTATTCTTGATCTTTGACACCTTAGCAATGTGCTCTGCATTTGTTGTTGCCTTTATATGCCTCATGGGAAAGTGGGAGGATGATAAATTCACAACCTGTTACATCTTTGTAACTAAGAAGCTCACCTGGTTTGCATACTTGGCAACAGTTACGGCTTTTTCAACTGGATTGTACACGGTCCTGGCGCCACGTATCCACTGGTTGGCCATTCTGATTTGCTCTCTGGTAGCTTTTTTCTTCATTCTTACTATTTTTATAGCAAAATGGCCTTCCTTGAAGCTCAGTTTTCGGTTGGGTCAAACTTGGCATGACTTGGAGCTCAAATTTCTGCAATGGTTTGACCTCCAATTCCAATTTCAGTAA